In Drosophila bipectinata strain 14024-0381.07 chromosome 2R, DbipHiC1v2, whole genome shotgun sequence, one genomic interval encodes:
- the Hsf gene encoding heat shock factor protein isoform X1 → MSRQRSATKAVQFKHESAEEEDDEQEEHDQERISPRRGMHSYGDHGTIGSGVPAFLAKLWRLVDDGDTNHLICWTKDGNSFVIQNQAQFARELLPLNYKHNNMASFIRQLNMYGFHKITSIDNGGLRFDRDEIEFSHPFFKRNSPFLLDQIKRKISNNKNVEEKSALKQEAVSKILNDVKVMRGRQDNLDSRFSAMKQENEVLWREIASLRQKHAKQQQIVNKLIQFLISIVQPSRNMSGVKRHMQLMINDTPENDRARTTSETESEGGGGPVIHELSEELLEEVMNPSPAPYANASQYDQESVSPMAVERPRSNVSMSSHHVDYSNQSVEDLLLPGNGISDGNLLLGEAASPMASSVSRSPAPQVVYTVTEAPDSHVQELPNSPTFNEEHILTTPMVREQERKRQQLKEKNKKRRIEMDGTIVDDGSPKTQRTQTKEDVQVVQPVLVKAEPEQNSGLLELINPSNNDLYNVDFISQDMPTDIFEDADLLPSNEKAAKLDQQQKFGQSTVSSGKFSNSFDVSSGSALLDANQASTSKAAAAAKAGANDDGAMAVAKYTGGENGGARELLRMNSVLVDKKPLAPTDFNNNEDAISYGYSDEVNGHLDNVQDELDTLKDLLRGDGVSIDQNMLLGTLGRTPIVQLTEDELLLKLFNDSDLLDNYGLSFPNDSMSNDRKATSGSELMAYQPSMYDLSDILDTDDSNKNSDADRRQLQTQTSVLNTPRREV, encoded by the exons ATGTCCAGGCAGCGTTCAGCGACCAAAGCCGTGCAATTCAAGCACGAGTCtgccgaggaggaggacgacgagCAGGAGGAACACGACCAGGAGCGCATAAGTCCACGTCGCGGCATGCATTCGTATGGGGATCATGGAACCATTGGCAGCGGAGTGCCGGCCTTCCTGGCCAAGCTCTGGCGGCTGGTGGACGATGGTGATACGAATCACCTAATTTGCTGGACCAAG GATGGAAACAGCTTTGTCATCCAAAATCAGGCGCAGTTTGCAAGGGAACTGTTGCCGCTCAACTACAAGCACAATAACATGGCCAGTTTCATTCGCCAGTTGAATATGT ATGGTTTCCACAAGATCACGTCCATTGACAACGGCGGTCTGCGTTTCGATCGCGACGAAATCGAGTTTTCACATCCGTTCTTTAAGCGCAACTCCCCCTTCCTCTTGGACCAAATCAAACGCAAGATCTCCAACAACAAGAACGTGGAGGAGAAGTCGGCTTTGAAACAGGAAGCCGTGTCAAAGATCCTTAACGATGTGAAGGTGATGCGAGGTCGCCAGGACAATCTGGACTCGCGCTTCTCCGCCATGAAGCAGGAGAACGAGGTGTTGTGGCGGGAGATTGCCAGCCTGCGCCAAAAGCACGCCAAACAACAGCAGATTGTCAACAAGCTGATCCAGTTCCTGATCTCCATTGTCCAGCCGTCGCGCAACATGTCTGGTGTTAAGCGTCACATGCAGCTCATGATTAACGACACGCCGGAGAACGATCGCGCCCGCACCACCAGTGAAACTGAGAGCGAGGGCGGCGGCGGCCCCGTCATCCATGAACTGAGCGAGGAGCTGCTGGAGGAGGTGATGAATCCCTCACCGGCTCCATACGCCAATGCGTCGCAGTACGACCAGGAAAGTGTGTCGCCGATGGCCGTTGAGCGTCCTCGTTCCAACGTTAGCATGAGCTCGCACCATGTCGATTATTCCAATCAAAGTGTAGAGGACTTGCTCCTCCCGGGCAATGGAATCTCAGACGGAAACTTGCTGCTGGGCGAAGCTGCCTCCCCGATGGCCTCTAGTGTGAGCCGTTCGCCGGCACCGCAAGTGGTTTACACCGTCACTGAAGCTCCCGACTCGCATGTCCAGGAACTACCCAATAGTCCAACCTTTAATGAGGAGCACATCCTCACCACACCAATGGTGCGGGAGCAGGAGCGAAAGCGCCAGCAACTGAAGGAGAAGAACAAGAAACGCCGCATTGAGATGGATGGAACCATCGTTGATGATGGTTCGCCCAAGACTCAGCGTACCCAAACCAAGGAGGATGTCCAAGTGGTCCAACCTGTGCTAGTTAAGGCCGAGCCAGAGCAGAACTCGGGATTGCTGGAGCTTATCAATCCTTCGAACAACGACCTGTACAATGTGGACTTTATCAGTCAGGATATGCCAACTGATATTTTTGAA GACGCTGACCTATTGCCATCTAATGAGAAGGCTGCCAAGCTCGATCAACAGCAAAAGTTTGGCCAGTCAACCGTCAGCAGTGGAAAGTTCTCCAACAGCTTTGATGTGTCCTCTGGTAGCGCATTGCTGGACGCCAATCAGGCCTCCACATCGAAGGCAGCCGCAGCTGCCAAGGCGGGAGCCAACGATGATGGAGCCATGGCTGTTGCCAAGTACACTGGTGGCGAGAACGGCGGTGCTCGAGAACTCCTTAGGATGAACTCAGTGTTAGTAGACAAGAAGCCCCTGGCGCCTACCGATTTCAACAATAATGAAGACGCTATTTCTTACGGTTACAGTGACGAAGTGAACGGCCATTTGGACAATGTGCAGGATGAGTTGGACACTCTCAAGGATCTGCTGCGTGGTGATGGCGTTTCCATCGATCAAAACATGCTGCTGGGT ACGCTTGGCAGGACGCCCATTGTGCAGCTGACCGAGGACGAGCTGTTATTAAAG CTCTTCAACGACTCGGATTTACTGGACAACTATGGCCTCTCGTTTCCCAATGACAGCATGAGCAACGACAGGAAAG CTACCAGTGGCTCGGAGCTGATGGCTTACCAGCCCAGTATGTACGACCTTTCCGACATTCTGGACACTGACGATAGTAACAAGAATTCGGATGCGGATAGGCGTCAGCTGCAGACCCAGACTTCGGTTCTAAATACGCCACGCCGCGAGGTGTAA
- the Hsf gene encoding heat shock factor protein isoform X4: MSRQRSATKAVQFKHESAEEEDDEQEEHDQERISPRRGMHSYGDHGTIGSGVPAFLAKLWRLVDDGDTNHLICWTKDGNSFVIQNQAQFARELLPLNYKHNNMASFIRQLNMYGFHKITSIDNGGLRFDRDEIEFSHPFFKRNSPFLLDQIKRKISNNKNVEEKSALKQEAVSKILNDVKVMRGRQDNLDSRFSAMKQENEVLWREIASLRQKHAKQQQIVNKLIQFLISIVQPSRNMSGVKRHMQLMINDTPENDRARTTSETESEGGGGPVIHELSEELLEEVMNPSPAPYANASQYDQESVSPMAVERPRSNVSMSSHHVDYSNQSVEDLLLPGNGISDGNLLLGEAASPMASSVSRSPAPQVVYTVTEAPDSHVQELPNSPTFNEEHILTTPMVREQERKRQQLKEKNKKRRIEMDGTIVDDGSPKTQRTQTKEDVQVVQPVLVKAEPEQNSGLLELINPSNNDLYNVDFISQDMPTDIFEDADLLPSNEKAAKLDQQQKFGQSTVSSGKFSNSFDVSSGSALLDANQASTSKAAAAAKAGANDDGAMAVAKYTGGENGGARELLRMNSVDEVNGHLDNVQDELDTLKDLLRGDGVSIDQNMLLGLFNDSDLLDNYGLSFPNDSMSNDRKATSGSELMAYQPSMYDLSDILDTDDSNKNSDADRRQLQTQTSVLNTPRREV, translated from the exons ATGTCCAGGCAGCGTTCAGCGACCAAAGCCGTGCAATTCAAGCACGAGTCtgccgaggaggaggacgacgagCAGGAGGAACACGACCAGGAGCGCATAAGTCCACGTCGCGGCATGCATTCGTATGGGGATCATGGAACCATTGGCAGCGGAGTGCCGGCCTTCCTGGCCAAGCTCTGGCGGCTGGTGGACGATGGTGATACGAATCACCTAATTTGCTGGACCAAG GATGGAAACAGCTTTGTCATCCAAAATCAGGCGCAGTTTGCAAGGGAACTGTTGCCGCTCAACTACAAGCACAATAACATGGCCAGTTTCATTCGCCAGTTGAATATGT ATGGTTTCCACAAGATCACGTCCATTGACAACGGCGGTCTGCGTTTCGATCGCGACGAAATCGAGTTTTCACATCCGTTCTTTAAGCGCAACTCCCCCTTCCTCTTGGACCAAATCAAACGCAAGATCTCCAACAACAAGAACGTGGAGGAGAAGTCGGCTTTGAAACAGGAAGCCGTGTCAAAGATCCTTAACGATGTGAAGGTGATGCGAGGTCGCCAGGACAATCTGGACTCGCGCTTCTCCGCCATGAAGCAGGAGAACGAGGTGTTGTGGCGGGAGATTGCCAGCCTGCGCCAAAAGCACGCCAAACAACAGCAGATTGTCAACAAGCTGATCCAGTTCCTGATCTCCATTGTCCAGCCGTCGCGCAACATGTCTGGTGTTAAGCGTCACATGCAGCTCATGATTAACGACACGCCGGAGAACGATCGCGCCCGCACCACCAGTGAAACTGAGAGCGAGGGCGGCGGCGGCCCCGTCATCCATGAACTGAGCGAGGAGCTGCTGGAGGAGGTGATGAATCCCTCACCGGCTCCATACGCCAATGCGTCGCAGTACGACCAGGAAAGTGTGTCGCCGATGGCCGTTGAGCGTCCTCGTTCCAACGTTAGCATGAGCTCGCACCATGTCGATTATTCCAATCAAAGTGTAGAGGACTTGCTCCTCCCGGGCAATGGAATCTCAGACGGAAACTTGCTGCTGGGCGAAGCTGCCTCCCCGATGGCCTCTAGTGTGAGCCGTTCGCCGGCACCGCAAGTGGTTTACACCGTCACTGAAGCTCCCGACTCGCATGTCCAGGAACTACCCAATAGTCCAACCTTTAATGAGGAGCACATCCTCACCACACCAATGGTGCGGGAGCAGGAGCGAAAGCGCCAGCAACTGAAGGAGAAGAACAAGAAACGCCGCATTGAGATGGATGGAACCATCGTTGATGATGGTTCGCCCAAGACTCAGCGTACCCAAACCAAGGAGGATGTCCAAGTGGTCCAACCTGTGCTAGTTAAGGCCGAGCCAGAGCAGAACTCGGGATTGCTGGAGCTTATCAATCCTTCGAACAACGACCTGTACAATGTGGACTTTATCAGTCAGGATATGCCAACTGATATTTTTGAA GACGCTGACCTATTGCCATCTAATGAGAAGGCTGCCAAGCTCGATCAACAGCAAAAGTTTGGCCAGTCAACCGTCAGCAGTGGAAAGTTCTCCAACAGCTTTGATGTGTCCTCTGGTAGCGCATTGCTGGACGCCAATCAGGCCTCCACATCGAAGGCAGCCGCAGCTGCCAAGGCGGGAGCCAACGATGATGGAGCCATGGCTGTTGCCAAGTACACTGGTGGCGAGAACGGCGGTGCTCGAGAACTCCTTAGGATGAACTCAGT TGACGAAGTGAACGGCCATTTGGACAATGTGCAGGATGAGTTGGACACTCTCAAGGATCTGCTGCGTGGTGATGGCGTTTCCATCGATCAAAACATGCTGCTGGGT CTCTTCAACGACTCGGATTTACTGGACAACTATGGCCTCTCGTTTCCCAATGACAGCATGAGCAACGACAGGAAAG CTACCAGTGGCTCGGAGCTGATGGCTTACCAGCCCAGTATGTACGACCTTTCCGACATTCTGGACACTGACGATAGTAACAAGAATTCGGATGCGGATAGGCGTCAGCTGCAGACCCAGACTTCGGTTCTAAATACGCCACGCCGCGAGGTGTAA
- the Hsf gene encoding heat shock factor protein isoform X2 — translation MSRQRSATKAVQFKHESAEEEDDEQEEHDQERISPRRGMHSYGDHGTIGSGVPAFLAKLWRLVDDGDTNHLICWTKDGNSFVIQNQAQFARELLPLNYKHNNMASFIRQLNMYGFHKITSIDNGGLRFDRDEIEFSHPFFKRNSPFLLDQIKRKISNNKNVEEKSALKQEAVSKILNDVKVMRGRQDNLDSRFSAMKQENEVLWREIASLRQKHAKQQQIVNKLIQFLISIVQPSRNMSGVKRHMQLMINDTPENDRARTTSETESEGGGGPVIHELSEELLEEVMNPSPAPYANASQYDQESVSPMAVERPRSNVSMSSHHVDYSNQSVEDLLLPGNGISDGNLLLGEAASPMASSVSRSPAPQVVYTVTEAPDSHVQELPNSPTFNEEHILTTPMVREQERKRQQLKEKNKKRRIEMDGTIVDDGSPKTQRTQTKEDVQVVQPVLVKAEPEQNSGLLELINPSNNDLYNVDFISQDMPTDIFEDADLLPSNEKAAKLDQQQKFGQSTVSSGKFSNSFDVSSGSALLDANQASTSKAAAAAKAGANDDGAMAVAKYTGGENGGARELLRMNSVLVDKKPLAPTDFNNNEDAISYGYSDEVNGHLDNVQDELDTLKDLLRGDGVSIDQNMLLGLFNDSDLLDNYGLSFPNDSMSNDRKATSGSELMAYQPSMYDLSDILDTDDSNKNSDADRRQLQTQTSVLNTPRREV, via the exons ATGTCCAGGCAGCGTTCAGCGACCAAAGCCGTGCAATTCAAGCACGAGTCtgccgaggaggaggacgacgagCAGGAGGAACACGACCAGGAGCGCATAAGTCCACGTCGCGGCATGCATTCGTATGGGGATCATGGAACCATTGGCAGCGGAGTGCCGGCCTTCCTGGCCAAGCTCTGGCGGCTGGTGGACGATGGTGATACGAATCACCTAATTTGCTGGACCAAG GATGGAAACAGCTTTGTCATCCAAAATCAGGCGCAGTTTGCAAGGGAACTGTTGCCGCTCAACTACAAGCACAATAACATGGCCAGTTTCATTCGCCAGTTGAATATGT ATGGTTTCCACAAGATCACGTCCATTGACAACGGCGGTCTGCGTTTCGATCGCGACGAAATCGAGTTTTCACATCCGTTCTTTAAGCGCAACTCCCCCTTCCTCTTGGACCAAATCAAACGCAAGATCTCCAACAACAAGAACGTGGAGGAGAAGTCGGCTTTGAAACAGGAAGCCGTGTCAAAGATCCTTAACGATGTGAAGGTGATGCGAGGTCGCCAGGACAATCTGGACTCGCGCTTCTCCGCCATGAAGCAGGAGAACGAGGTGTTGTGGCGGGAGATTGCCAGCCTGCGCCAAAAGCACGCCAAACAACAGCAGATTGTCAACAAGCTGATCCAGTTCCTGATCTCCATTGTCCAGCCGTCGCGCAACATGTCTGGTGTTAAGCGTCACATGCAGCTCATGATTAACGACACGCCGGAGAACGATCGCGCCCGCACCACCAGTGAAACTGAGAGCGAGGGCGGCGGCGGCCCCGTCATCCATGAACTGAGCGAGGAGCTGCTGGAGGAGGTGATGAATCCCTCACCGGCTCCATACGCCAATGCGTCGCAGTACGACCAGGAAAGTGTGTCGCCGATGGCCGTTGAGCGTCCTCGTTCCAACGTTAGCATGAGCTCGCACCATGTCGATTATTCCAATCAAAGTGTAGAGGACTTGCTCCTCCCGGGCAATGGAATCTCAGACGGAAACTTGCTGCTGGGCGAAGCTGCCTCCCCGATGGCCTCTAGTGTGAGCCGTTCGCCGGCACCGCAAGTGGTTTACACCGTCACTGAAGCTCCCGACTCGCATGTCCAGGAACTACCCAATAGTCCAACCTTTAATGAGGAGCACATCCTCACCACACCAATGGTGCGGGAGCAGGAGCGAAAGCGCCAGCAACTGAAGGAGAAGAACAAGAAACGCCGCATTGAGATGGATGGAACCATCGTTGATGATGGTTCGCCCAAGACTCAGCGTACCCAAACCAAGGAGGATGTCCAAGTGGTCCAACCTGTGCTAGTTAAGGCCGAGCCAGAGCAGAACTCGGGATTGCTGGAGCTTATCAATCCTTCGAACAACGACCTGTACAATGTGGACTTTATCAGTCAGGATATGCCAACTGATATTTTTGAA GACGCTGACCTATTGCCATCTAATGAGAAGGCTGCCAAGCTCGATCAACAGCAAAAGTTTGGCCAGTCAACCGTCAGCAGTGGAAAGTTCTCCAACAGCTTTGATGTGTCCTCTGGTAGCGCATTGCTGGACGCCAATCAGGCCTCCACATCGAAGGCAGCCGCAGCTGCCAAGGCGGGAGCCAACGATGATGGAGCCATGGCTGTTGCCAAGTACACTGGTGGCGAGAACGGCGGTGCTCGAGAACTCCTTAGGATGAACTCAGTGTTAGTAGACAAGAAGCCCCTGGCGCCTACCGATTTCAACAATAATGAAGACGCTATTTCTTACGGTTACAGTGACGAAGTGAACGGCCATTTGGACAATGTGCAGGATGAGTTGGACACTCTCAAGGATCTGCTGCGTGGTGATGGCGTTTCCATCGATCAAAACATGCTGCTGGGT CTCTTCAACGACTCGGATTTACTGGACAACTATGGCCTCTCGTTTCCCAATGACAGCATGAGCAACGACAGGAAAG CTACCAGTGGCTCGGAGCTGATGGCTTACCAGCCCAGTATGTACGACCTTTCCGACATTCTGGACACTGACGATAGTAACAAGAATTCGGATGCGGATAGGCGTCAGCTGCAGACCCAGACTTCGGTTCTAAATACGCCACGCCGCGAGGTGTAA
- the Hsf gene encoding heat shock factor protein isoform X3 — protein MSRQRSATKAVQFKHESAEEEDDEQEEHDQERISPRRGMHSYGDHGTIGSGVPAFLAKLWRLVDDGDTNHLICWTKDGNSFVIQNQAQFARELLPLNYKHNNMASFIRQLNMYGFHKITSIDNGGLRFDRDEIEFSHPFFKRNSPFLLDQIKRKISNNKNVEEKSALKQEAVSKILNDVKVMRGRQDNLDSRFSAMKQENEVLWREIASLRQKHAKQQQIVNKLIQFLISIVQPSRNMSGVKRHMQLMINDTPENDRARTTSETESEGGGGPVIHELSEELLEEVMNPSPAPYANASQYDQESVSPMAVERPRSNVSMSSHHVDYSNQSVEDLLLPGNGISDGNLLLGEAASPMASSVSRSPAPQVVYTVTEAPDSHVQELPNSPTFNEEHILTTPMVREQERKRQQLKEKNKKRRIEMDGTIVDDGSPKTQRTQTKEDVQVVQPVLVKAEPEQNSGLLELINPSNNDLYNVDFISQDMPTDIFEDADLLPSNEKAAKLDQQQKFGQSTVSSGKFSNSFDVSSGSALLDANQASTSKAAAAAKAGANDDGAMAVAKYTGGENGGARELLRMNSVDEVNGHLDNVQDELDTLKDLLRGDGVSIDQNMLLGTLGRTPIVQLTEDELLLKLFNDSDLLDNYGLSFPNDSMSNDRKATSGSELMAYQPSMYDLSDILDTDDSNKNSDADRRQLQTQTSVLNTPRREV, from the exons ATGTCCAGGCAGCGTTCAGCGACCAAAGCCGTGCAATTCAAGCACGAGTCtgccgaggaggaggacgacgagCAGGAGGAACACGACCAGGAGCGCATAAGTCCACGTCGCGGCATGCATTCGTATGGGGATCATGGAACCATTGGCAGCGGAGTGCCGGCCTTCCTGGCCAAGCTCTGGCGGCTGGTGGACGATGGTGATACGAATCACCTAATTTGCTGGACCAAG GATGGAAACAGCTTTGTCATCCAAAATCAGGCGCAGTTTGCAAGGGAACTGTTGCCGCTCAACTACAAGCACAATAACATGGCCAGTTTCATTCGCCAGTTGAATATGT ATGGTTTCCACAAGATCACGTCCATTGACAACGGCGGTCTGCGTTTCGATCGCGACGAAATCGAGTTTTCACATCCGTTCTTTAAGCGCAACTCCCCCTTCCTCTTGGACCAAATCAAACGCAAGATCTCCAACAACAAGAACGTGGAGGAGAAGTCGGCTTTGAAACAGGAAGCCGTGTCAAAGATCCTTAACGATGTGAAGGTGATGCGAGGTCGCCAGGACAATCTGGACTCGCGCTTCTCCGCCATGAAGCAGGAGAACGAGGTGTTGTGGCGGGAGATTGCCAGCCTGCGCCAAAAGCACGCCAAACAACAGCAGATTGTCAACAAGCTGATCCAGTTCCTGATCTCCATTGTCCAGCCGTCGCGCAACATGTCTGGTGTTAAGCGTCACATGCAGCTCATGATTAACGACACGCCGGAGAACGATCGCGCCCGCACCACCAGTGAAACTGAGAGCGAGGGCGGCGGCGGCCCCGTCATCCATGAACTGAGCGAGGAGCTGCTGGAGGAGGTGATGAATCCCTCACCGGCTCCATACGCCAATGCGTCGCAGTACGACCAGGAAAGTGTGTCGCCGATGGCCGTTGAGCGTCCTCGTTCCAACGTTAGCATGAGCTCGCACCATGTCGATTATTCCAATCAAAGTGTAGAGGACTTGCTCCTCCCGGGCAATGGAATCTCAGACGGAAACTTGCTGCTGGGCGAAGCTGCCTCCCCGATGGCCTCTAGTGTGAGCCGTTCGCCGGCACCGCAAGTGGTTTACACCGTCACTGAAGCTCCCGACTCGCATGTCCAGGAACTACCCAATAGTCCAACCTTTAATGAGGAGCACATCCTCACCACACCAATGGTGCGGGAGCAGGAGCGAAAGCGCCAGCAACTGAAGGAGAAGAACAAGAAACGCCGCATTGAGATGGATGGAACCATCGTTGATGATGGTTCGCCCAAGACTCAGCGTACCCAAACCAAGGAGGATGTCCAAGTGGTCCAACCTGTGCTAGTTAAGGCCGAGCCAGAGCAGAACTCGGGATTGCTGGAGCTTATCAATCCTTCGAACAACGACCTGTACAATGTGGACTTTATCAGTCAGGATATGCCAACTGATATTTTTGAA GACGCTGACCTATTGCCATCTAATGAGAAGGCTGCCAAGCTCGATCAACAGCAAAAGTTTGGCCAGTCAACCGTCAGCAGTGGAAAGTTCTCCAACAGCTTTGATGTGTCCTCTGGTAGCGCATTGCTGGACGCCAATCAGGCCTCCACATCGAAGGCAGCCGCAGCTGCCAAGGCGGGAGCCAACGATGATGGAGCCATGGCTGTTGCCAAGTACACTGGTGGCGAGAACGGCGGTGCTCGAGAACTCCTTAGGATGAACTCAGT TGACGAAGTGAACGGCCATTTGGACAATGTGCAGGATGAGTTGGACACTCTCAAGGATCTGCTGCGTGGTGATGGCGTTTCCATCGATCAAAACATGCTGCTGGGT ACGCTTGGCAGGACGCCCATTGTGCAGCTGACCGAGGACGAGCTGTTATTAAAG CTCTTCAACGACTCGGATTTACTGGACAACTATGGCCTCTCGTTTCCCAATGACAGCATGAGCAACGACAGGAAAG CTACCAGTGGCTCGGAGCTGATGGCTTACCAGCCCAGTATGTACGACCTTTCCGACATTCTGGACACTGACGATAGTAACAAGAATTCGGATGCGGATAGGCGTCAGCTGCAGACCCAGACTTCGGTTCTAAATACGCCACGCCGCGAGGTGTAA